One region of Thermoplasma sp. Kam2015 genomic DNA includes:
- a CDS encoding glucose-1-phosphate thymidylyltransferase, whose amino-acid sequence MKGIILHGGQGTRLRPLTHTGPKQLINIAGKPISQWALEKLKDAGVDNIAIVLGENSPRKVIEYYGDGRKFGVNIEYIYQGKARGIAEAIYRCKDFIDNDDFIVYLGDNVLFDDILPIASNGSDASLLLAHVKDPRAFGVAVTDGDRIVKLVEKPKEIISDLALIGVYYFKPIVFDYIAELKPSWRNELEITEALQDMIDDHRKVTFKIAESWWKDTGNPNDLLEANMKLLDRFGKEKNFGSIENSEVLGRSFIGYGSIIHNSKIIGPVHIGNNVTIENARVGPYTTIGDRSEVKDADIEYSLILDSSVVNNIRISESIIGSESKIAGDGKNSHYRIVVGEKTSIVRGW is encoded by the coding sequence ATGAAAGGTATCATCCTCCATGGAGGCCAAGGTACGCGTTTACGTCCTCTTACGCATACAGGCCCAAAGCAGCTCATAAACATTGCTGGTAAGCCCATATCCCAATGGGCCTTGGAGAAATTGAAGGACGCCGGTGTAGACAATATAGCTATCGTTTTGGGAGAAAACAGCCCAAGAAAGGTCATTGAATATTATGGTGATGGTAGAAAATTCGGCGTCAACATAGAATATATTTATCAAGGAAAGGCCAGGGGCATAGCAGAGGCTATATACCGGTGTAAGGATTTCATCGACAACGATGATTTCATCGTATATTTAGGCGACAACGTTCTCTTTGACGATATCCTTCCTATCGCGTCCAATGGCAGCGACGCGTCCCTCCTCCTTGCTCATGTTAAAGATCCAAGGGCATTCGGCGTTGCAGTAACAGATGGCGATCGTATAGTGAAGCTCGTCGAAAAGCCGAAGGAGATCATATCCGATCTAGCGCTCATAGGCGTATACTACTTCAAGCCGATCGTCTTCGATTACATCGCCGAATTAAAGCCGAGCTGGAGAAACGAGCTTGAGATAACCGAAGCGCTGCAGGATATGATCGACGATCATCGTAAAGTCACCTTTAAGATCGCCGAGAGCTGGTGGAAGGACACCGGAAACCCAAACGACTTGCTCGAGGCGAATATGAAGCTCCTGGACAGATTCGGCAAAGAGAAGAATTTCGGATCGATAGAAAATTCAGAAGTACTGGGCAGATCCTTCATAGGATATGGAAGCATTATACATAATTCAAAGATTATAGGTCCAGTTCATATTGGCAATAACGTTACGATCGAGAATGCCAGGGTCGGCCCTTATACAACCATAGGCGATCGCTCAGAGGTCAAGGATGCAGATATAGAATATTCACTGATATTAGATTCTTCAGTGGTAAATAACATTAGAATTTCTGAATCCATAATTGGAAGTGAGTCAAAGATCGCAGGAGACGGAAAAAATTCACATTATAGGATCGTAGTTGGTGAGAAGACAAGCATCGTGAGGGGATGGTAA